In one window of Penaeus monodon isolate SGIC_2016 chromosome 36, NSTDA_Pmon_1, whole genome shotgun sequence DNA:
- the LOC119595864 gene encoding protein Abitram-like codes for MVFGEVPIEESVVLDHNYPSVSERYFTNYYFIPDDLSKSNSASGYEKSENGKNCTENINSQDTMEEATPADKENSDTFEEEKESLPSPDKTGHTCVMVHTNKLCLLTLSHRHPVLAEKKEITDINFDVGKFNRLNNQVSGKGKRGAQQMGLRSPLCIITCSDSSQYTVLAGVNGKLVEVNERLISTPQLLMQKPNAEGYLAIVLPPLRNGVFARSKLFSKEEYEALL; via the exons ATGGTGTTTGGAGAGGTACCCATAGAAGAGTCTGTGGTCTTAGACCACAACTATCCAAGTGTGAGTGAGAGGTATTTCACCAACTACTATTTTATACCAGATGACTTGAGCAAGTCAAACTCAGCCAGTGGGTATGAAAAGtctgaaaatgggaaaaactgtaCAGAAAATATTAATTCACAAGACACCATGGAAGAAGCTACTCCAGCagataaagagaattctgatacttttgaggaagaaaaagaaagtttacCATCACCAGATAAAACTGGACATACATGTGTCATGGTTCATACCAACAAGTTGTGTCTACTAACTCTTTCTCACCGGCACCCTGTCTTAGCAGAGAAGAAGGAGATTACAGAC ATTAATTTTGATGTGGGCAAATTCAATCGCTTAAACAACCAGGTGTCAGGAAAGGGTAAACGAGGTGCCCAACAAATGGGTCTGAGGTCACCACTATGCATTATCACATGCTCTGATAGTTCTCAGTACACTGTCCTAGCAGGGGTAAATGGTAAACTGGTTGAG GTTAATGAACGCCTCATTTCAACTCCCCAATTGCTGATGCAGAAGCCCAATGCAGAAGGTTACTTAGCGATTGTTTTACCTCCACTGCGAAATGGAGTTTTTGCAAGAAGTAAACTTTTTTCTAAGGAAGAATATGAAGCTCTTCTCTGA